One genomic segment of Cardinium endosymbiont of Philonthus spinipes includes these proteins:
- a CDS encoding IS256 family transposase encodes MKRKDIPKDGISKAIDVRVDSGVDLSTLFDQGGLLKQLSKRLVEKALESEMDSHLGYNKHARSDSENSRNGLSSKQVVTDNGVISVEVPRDRSSTFEPVLLPKRQTRIPGLDDKILSLYAKGMSLSDIQIQIQELYGAEVSESLISNITDSVIEDVKIWQNRPLESVYPIVFFDCFVVKVRQDKRIINKAVYVALGIDRSGIKDVLGLWMSENEGAKFWLGNLTELKNRGMNDMLIACTDNLPGMSEAIAAVYPKTDHQLCIVHAIRNSLQYVSYKHRKTLAADLKPIYTAVTEEEALMALETFATKWDKQYPQIAKSWYANWNNLMVFLQYPSAIRRVIYTTNAVESVNSQFRRVTKNKRVFPNDIAVFKTLYLTINYMTRKWTSSVQNWSEAMAHFLIKFENRI; translated from the coding sequence ATGAAAAGAAAAGACATACCTAAAGACGGCATAAGTAAGGCTATAGATGTACGTGTAGATTCAGGCGTAGACTTATCGACCCTATTTGACCAAGGCGGTTTACTCAAACAATTAAGTAAGCGTCTTGTAGAAAAAGCATTAGAGTCAGAAATGGATAGCCATTTAGGCTATAACAAGCATGCTCGTAGTGATTCAGAGAATTCACGTAATGGCTTATCCAGCAAGCAAGTTGTCACTGATAATGGGGTTATATCGGTTGAAGTTCCAAGAGATAGATCCTCTACTTTTGAACCTGTTTTATTACCTAAACGTCAAACAAGAATTCCTGGTCTAGATGACAAGATCTTATCTCTGTATGCTAAAGGTATGAGCCTATCAGATATTCAGATTCAAATACAGGAATTATATGGTGCAGAAGTTAGTGAAAGCCTCATAAGTAACATCACAGATTCTGTTATTGAAGATGTTAAGATATGGCAAAATCGCCCATTAGAATCAGTCTATCCTATTGTTTTTTTTGATTGTTTTGTAGTTAAAGTTAGACAAGATAAACGTATCATCAACAAGGCAGTCTATGTTGCTTTAGGTATAGATAGATCTGGCATAAAGGATGTTTTAGGTCTGTGGATGAGTGAAAATGAAGGAGCTAAATTTTGGTTAGGCAATTTAACAGAACTCAAAAATCGGGGTATGAACGATATGCTCATTGCATGTACAGATAACCTGCCAGGTATGTCTGAGGCAATCGCTGCTGTATACCCTAAAACAGATCACCAACTCTGTATTGTTCATGCCATTAGGAATAGTTTACAATATGTTTCTTATAAACATAGAAAGACATTAGCTGCTGATTTAAAGCCAATTTATACGGCAGTTACGGAAGAAGAAGCCCTGATGGCATTAGAAACTTTTGCTACTAAGTGGGACAAACAATACCCACAAATAGCCAAGTCTTGGTATGCTAATTGGAATAATCTGATGGTGTTTTTACAATATCCTAGTGCCATACGTAGGGTCATTTACACAACCAATGCCGTCGAATCTGTAAATAGCCAATTTCGTAGAGTTACCAAAAATAAAAGGGTCTTTCCTAACGATATAGCTGTGTTTAAAACATTATATTTAACTATTAACTACATGACTAGAAAATGGACCAGCTCGGTTCAAAATTGGAGTGAGGCTATGGCTCATTTTTTAATTAAATTCGAAAACAGAATCTAA
- a CDS encoding AAA family ATPase, whose amino-acid sequence MDYKNKSIKNSGKQADVTYSVQIPIGKASIKQMIDAGFYADKTPYINKLFKDDGTYFFFIRPRRFGKSLLLDTIDQIAKGNKALFTGCAIYEDPTYKWKKYPVIWLNFSELVSKESDLLDEELQYKLLEIAANHGIHKLKAPSLSTKLAELVNTLRKLQEGYEPTPIILIDEYDSPLISCKEDQYEGVLSVLSSFFKVLKARQKDCKFIFVTGVTKFHLSGLTSGANSANDISLHEDYAEMLGYTEEDIDNLFLSKEKIINPVLEKLNRKKRQEEKYTLIQLKQALKDYYNGYCFTDDKIISVYNPDSILKFFRDKSFGNYWSNSGNPTILLQQIKNNIGRFNIDWDKDDFIMSQESFEYVASTLHTIPLLPLMYQTGYLTLDPDGFTNDCRMDKNETDYYLKFPNGEVKSALKLVLADFIAQKQEEAGRVYRDSILDYLRTDNWLAFFNCLRSGCLAKAGYRFLDKSERSFQGALYSFLNGAFHTSDGTWASAERDSGIGRTDIIMEDQYNGNRTIYIFELKVDKPALEALEQIRHKDYSLQYDLCHKKVLIGLKCDAAKLNITEAVIEIHQRDEWHTFQVMSRKNFNVNAAGYFQEAGV is encoded by the coding sequence ATGGATTATAAAAATAAGTCAATAAAAAACTCTGGTAAACAAGCAGATGTTACCTATAGTGTACAAATCCCTATTGGGAAAGCCAGTATTAAGCAGATGATAGATGCTGGCTTTTATGCAGATAAAACCCCTTATATTAACAAACTTTTTAAAGATGATGGTACTTATTTTTTCTTTATAAGACCGCGTAGATTTGGTAAATCTCTGCTGCTAGATACGATAGATCAAATAGCAAAAGGAAATAAAGCATTATTTACAGGGTGCGCTATTTATGAAGATCCAACCTATAAATGGAAAAAATATCCAGTTATTTGGTTGAATTTCTCAGAATTAGTTTCTAAGGAGTCTGATTTATTGGACGAGGAACTACAATATAAGCTTTTAGAAATTGCAGCTAACCACGGTATCCATAAACTAAAAGCACCTTCACTTAGCACGAAATTGGCTGAGCTGGTAAATACTCTAAGGAAACTGCAAGAAGGTTATGAACCTACCCCCATTATCTTAATTGATGAATACGACAGTCCACTAATTTCTTGTAAAGAAGATCAATATGAAGGGGTGCTCTCTGTTCTTAGTTCTTTTTTTAAAGTTTTAAAAGCCCGCCAGAAAGACTGTAAATTTATTTTTGTAACGGGTGTAACTAAATTTCACTTATCTGGTCTTACATCAGGGGCCAATTCGGCTAATGATATATCCTTGCATGAAGATTATGCAGAGATGTTGGGGTATACAGAAGAGGATATTGACAACCTATTCCTTAGCAAGGAAAAAATTATTAATCCAGTACTTGAAAAACTTAACAGAAAAAAGAGACAGGAAGAAAAGTACACACTTATTCAACTCAAGCAAGCGTTAAAGGATTATTATAATGGGTATTGCTTTACAGATGATAAAATCATAAGCGTTTATAATCCAGACTCTATATTAAAATTTTTTAGAGATAAATCATTTGGTAATTACTGGTCCAACTCTGGTAACCCTACCATCTTACTACAACAAATCAAAAATAATATCGGTAGGTTCAACATAGATTGGGATAAAGATGACTTTATAATGAGTCAAGAGTCATTCGAATATGTTGCCAGCACGCTCCATACAATTCCCCTACTGCCTCTAATGTATCAAACCGGGTACCTTACGTTAGATCCTGATGGATTTACAAATGATTGTAGAATGGACAAAAACGAAACTGATTACTATTTAAAATTTCCTAATGGGGAAGTAAAATCTGCTTTAAAACTTGTATTAGCTGATTTTATAGCTCAAAAACAAGAAGAAGCAGGAAGGGTATATAGAGATTCTATTCTAGATTATTTAAGAACGGACAACTGGTTGGCCTTCTTTAACTGCCTTAGAAGTGGTTGTTTGGCCAAAGCAGGCTACCGCTTTCTCGATAAATCTGAAAGAAGTTTTCAGGGTGCTTTATACTCCTTTCTCAACGGTGCTTTTCATACCAGCGATGGTACTTGGGCCAGTGCTGAAAGGGATAGTGGCATAGGCCGTACAGATATCATTATGGAAGACCAATATAATGGAAATAGAACCATCTATATTTTTGAGCTAAAAGTAGATAAACCAGCCTTAGAAGCTTTGGAGCAAATACGTCATAAAGATTATAGCCTTCAATATGATTTATGCCATAAGAAGGTGCTTATAGGTTTAAAATGTGATGCTGCAAAACTCAATATTACAGAGGCAGTTATTGAAATACATCAACGCGATGAGTGGCATACTTTTCAGGTAATGTCACGTAAAAATTTTAACGTTAATGCTGCTGGTTACTTTCAAGAAGCAGGAGTATAA